The Micromonospora sp. M71_S20 genome has a window encoding:
- a CDS encoding alpha-hydroxy acid oxidase — MSKSARMSSLIKPPKVAWNPTERRLLRAAGITDLRAVARRAVPRMVFDYCDGAADSERSLSRARETFANIEFQPSVLRDVSALDTSRTVLGKRQKLPFALAPVGFNRVMHAEGEPAVASVAQQFGIPYSVSTLATTSLADVAAAAPQGRHWFQLYFAEDRAMVKELIALAEEAKFDTILLTLDTPISVPRRRDIRNGLTIPPSMSIGTIAEAFLHPGWWMRQWRAGTPSPQVLKATGGSASDMIKRVFNPRLSIEDVEWLRGAWSGKLVAKGVQSVADAKRVAAVGVDGVWLSTHGGRKLDRAPVPVELLPHVVDEVGDRVEVLVDTGITSGADIVAAIALGATAAVVGRAYQYGLMAGGRRGVVRAMEILSREIEVTMKLLGVSSVGELNRSHVRFR, encoded by the coding sequence ATGAGCAAGTCCGCCCGGATGAGCAGCCTCATCAAGCCGCCCAAGGTGGCGTGGAACCCGACGGAACGCCGGCTGCTGCGTGCGGCGGGCATCACCGACCTGCGTGCCGTGGCCCGGCGGGCCGTGCCCCGGATGGTGTTCGACTACTGCGACGGGGCGGCCGACAGCGAGCGCAGCCTCAGCCGCGCCCGGGAGACGTTCGCCAACATCGAGTTCCAGCCGTCGGTGCTGCGCGACGTGTCCGCCCTCGACACCAGCCGGACGGTGCTCGGCAAGCGGCAGAAGCTGCCGTTCGCCCTGGCGCCCGTCGGGTTCAACCGGGTGATGCACGCCGAGGGCGAGCCGGCGGTCGCCTCGGTGGCGCAGCAGTTCGGCATTCCGTACTCGGTCTCCACGCTCGCCACCACGTCGCTGGCGGACGTCGCCGCCGCCGCGCCGCAGGGCCGGCACTGGTTCCAGCTGTACTTCGCCGAGGACCGGGCGATGGTCAAGGAGCTGATCGCGCTCGCCGAGGAGGCGAAGTTCGACACCATCCTGCTGACGCTGGACACGCCGATCTCCGTGCCGCGCCGCCGCGACATCCGCAACGGGCTCACCATCCCGCCGTCGATGAGCATCGGCACCATCGCCGAGGCGTTCCTGCACCCGGGCTGGTGGATGCGGCAGTGGCGGGCCGGCACCCCGTCGCCGCAGGTGCTCAAGGCGACCGGCGGGTCCGCGTCCGACATGATCAAGCGGGTGTTCAACCCCCGGTTGTCCATCGAGGACGTCGAGTGGCTGCGCGGCGCCTGGTCGGGCAAGCTCGTCGCCAAGGGCGTGCAGAGCGTCGCCGACGCCAAGCGGGTCGCGGCCGTCGGGGTCGACGGGGTGTGGCTCTCCACGCACGGCGGTCGCAAGCTCGACCGGGCCCCGGTGCCCGTCGAGCTGCTGCCGCACGTGGTCGACGAGGTCGGCGACCGGGTCGAGGTGCTCGTCGACACCGGCATCACCTCGGGCGCGGACATCGTGGCCGCGATCGCGCTGGGCGCCACCGCCGCCGTGGTCGGCCGGGCCTACCAGTACGGGCTGATGGCCGGCGGCCGGCGGGGCGTCGTACGGGCCATGGAGATTCTGAGCCGGGAGATCGAGGTCACCATGAAGCTGCTCGGGGTCTCCTCGGTGGGCGAGCTGAACCGCTCGCACGTCAGGTTTCGCTGA